From a region of the Candidatus Liberimonas magnetica genome:
- a CDS encoding DUF4912 domain-containing protein, whose product MYSQYQQASDSNETVRQNTAQPGLPAKYGDTLIKIMPRDPFCFYAYWEVSGPDIERMRKKLSNEKYETSKWVLRVYDLTGIDIEGNSANNYYDIPVSRDWDNYYVTVKTANRSYSAAIGIISREGIFMPFASSNVISMPRAGFSPITDENWAEFQKELERLFEVSGALNAVSSIANIKRVIMVHLKNASYPNPVAQGISSFRRWPSKDKRSS is encoded by the coding sequence ATGTATTCCCAATACCAGCAGGCCAGCGATTCGAATGAAACAGTAAGGCAGAATACCGCACAGCCCGGCCTTCCGGCAAAATATGGCGATACGCTTATTAAGATAATGCCGAGAGACCCGTTTTGTTTTTATGCATACTGGGAAGTCTCCGGCCCGGACATTGAACGTATGCGTAAAAAGCTTAGCAATGAAAAATATGAAACCAGTAAATGGGTATTAAGGGTTTACGATTTAACAGGCATAGATATAGAAGGGAACAGTGCAAATAATTACTATGACATTCCTGTCAGCAGGGATTGGGATAATTATTATGTAACCGTTAAAACAGCCAACCGTTCATATTCCGCGGCAATAGGAATTATAAGCAGAGAAGGCATATTTATGCCATTTGCCAGTTCAAACGTTATCAGTATGCCGCGCGCTGGATTTTCTCCAATAACCGATGAAAATTGGGCGGAGTTTCAGAAAGAATTAGAAAGGCTGTTTGAAGTTTCAGGAGCGCTCAATGCAGTATCCAGCATCGCAAACATTAAAAGAGTCATAATGGTCCATTTAAAAAATGCAAGTTACCCAAACCCTGTTGCACAAGGAATAAGCAGTTTTAGAAGATGGCCCAGTAAAGATAAAAGGAGTTCATAA